One Streptomyces sp. NBC_01217 genomic region harbors:
- a CDS encoding SPFH domain-containing protein, which translates to MADITRRFGWRHLRSAPTAHIRHHKRGRLAHDGPGLSFWYRSLTAALSEVPVSDRELAMAFHARTSDFQDVTVQATVTYRISDPAEAAARLDFSVDPDTGVWRGAPLEQIATLLTETAQQHTLDVLARTALAEALVDGVASVRERVAAGLAAEPRLPATGIDVVAVRVVAIRPEAEVERALRTPAREQIQQEADRATYERRAVAVERERAIAENELASQIELARREEQLVEQRGTNTRREAEENAAADKVRAQAEAARKVQLARAEAEAAREIGAARAQSQAAWLRVHGEVDAATLHALAATRLAENLPRINSLTLSPDVLTGLLSKLGSTGQEPRA; encoded by the coding sequence ATGGCCGACATCACCCGGCGCTTCGGCTGGCGCCATCTGCGCTCCGCACCCACCGCCCACATCCGCCACCACAAGCGCGGACGGCTCGCCCACGACGGGCCGGGGCTGAGCTTCTGGTACCGGTCGCTGACCGCAGCGCTCTCCGAAGTTCCGGTCAGCGACCGGGAGTTGGCGATGGCCTTCCACGCCCGTACGTCCGACTTCCAGGACGTCACCGTGCAGGCCACCGTGACGTACCGGATCAGCGACCCGGCCGAGGCCGCCGCCCGTCTGGACTTCTCCGTCGACCCGGACACCGGGGTCTGGCGCGGCGCACCGCTGGAGCAGATCGCCACACTGCTCACCGAGACCGCCCAGCAGCACACCCTGGACGTCCTGGCCCGGACGGCGCTGGCCGAGGCACTGGTCGACGGCGTCGCATCGGTACGCGAACGGGTCGCGGCGGGGCTCGCCGCCGAACCCCGGCTGCCCGCCACCGGAATCGACGTGGTCGCGGTGCGAGTGGTCGCCATCCGGCCCGAGGCCGAGGTGGAGCGCGCGCTGCGCACCCCCGCCCGCGAGCAGATCCAGCAGGAGGCCGACCGGGCCACCTACGAGCGCCGCGCCGTGGCCGTGGAGCGGGAGCGGGCCATCGCGGAGAACGAGCTCGCCAGCCAGATCGAACTGGCCCGCCGCGAGGAGCAGTTGGTCGAGCAGCGCGGCACCAACACCCGCCGCGAGGCCGAGGAGAACGCGGCGGCCGACAAGGTACGCGCCCAGGCCGAGGCGGCACGCAAGGTGCAACTGGCCCGCGCCGAGGCCGAGGCCGCCCGCGAGATCGGCGCCGCACGTGCGCAGTCCCAGGCGGCCTGGCTGCGGGTGCACGGCGAGGTGGACGCCGCGACGCTGCACGCCCTGGCTGCCACCAGGCTCGCCGAGAACCTGCCGCGCATCAACAGCCTCACCCTCTCCCCCGATGTGCTCACCGGCCTGCTCAGCAAGCTCGGCAGCACCGGTCAGGAGCCCCGGGCATGA
- a CDS encoding SDR family oxidoreductase, translating to MDIGNPIDFTGRAVIVTGGTKGIGAAIAGAFLRAGADVLVCGRNEPPQLPGSGTRQAHFRATDVRDPADAAALVDAAAERFGRLDVLVNNAGGSPDADAATVSPRFVEKVVALNLLAPFYVAQAANRIMQGQSGGGSVINIGSISAHTPQPGTAAYTAAKAGLLALTRALALEWAPKVRVNHITTGLIRTESAAPVYGEDGGTAVAGVIPMRRLAVPDDVARACLYLAGGLAPYVNGADLAVHGGGELPARFLAARSGQGDHSRPLDDIDRTPLSSP from the coding sequence ATGGACATCGGCAATCCCATCGACTTCACGGGCCGGGCGGTGATCGTCACCGGTGGCACAAAGGGCATCGGCGCCGCGATCGCCGGGGCCTTTCTCCGCGCCGGCGCGGATGTGCTGGTCTGCGGGCGCAACGAACCGCCGCAGCTGCCGGGAAGCGGCACCCGGCAGGCACACTTCCGCGCCACCGATGTCCGCGACCCGGCGGACGCCGCCGCCCTGGTCGACGCGGCGGCAGAACGGTTCGGACGGCTGGACGTACTCGTCAACAACGCGGGCGGCTCCCCCGACGCCGACGCGGCCACCGTCTCCCCGCGCTTCGTCGAGAAGGTCGTCGCGCTCAATCTGCTGGCCCCGTTCTATGTGGCACAGGCCGCCAACCGGATCATGCAGGGCCAGAGCGGGGGCGGCTCGGTCATCAACATCGGCAGCATCTCGGCGCACACCCCGCAGCCGGGCACGGCCGCGTACACGGCGGCGAAGGCCGGGCTGCTGGCGCTGACCCGGGCGCTGGCTCTCGAATGGGCGCCGAAGGTTCGCGTCAACCACATCACGACCGGGCTGATCCGCACAGAGAGCGCGGCGCCGGTGTACGGGGAGGACGGCGGCACCGCCGTGGCCGGGGTGATTCCGATGCGACGGCTGGCCGTACCGGACGATGTGGCACGCGCCTGTCTGTATCTGGCGGGCGGCCTGGCTCCATACGTCAATGGCGCCGACCTGGCGGTGCACGGCGGGGGCGAGTTGCCGGCCAGGTTCCTGGCCGCGAGAAGCGGGCAGGGCGATCATTCTCGTCCCCTTGACGATATCGATCGCACCCCATTATCGTCTCCATGA
- a CDS encoding TetR/AcrR family transcriptional regulator: MSPQTAAQEPAHTPRRSKITPERAQELYTAVLDLLRESGYDALTMEGVASRTRCGKSTLYRQWGSKPELVVAALHGTRRVLLPHIDTGTLAGDLREAARAIGAGSGRDIPLMHALSHAALQSPELLCALREALILPEIAAIEGMVRRGAERGEIPADTPAAEFVTAQILGVMRARPLLEGKIADEAYLTRFVESAIFPALGLDASAP, translated from the coding sequence ATGTCGCCGCAGACAGCCGCGCAGGAACCGGCTCACACGCCACGACGCTCCAAGATCACGCCGGAGCGGGCGCAGGAGCTCTACACGGCCGTGCTCGACCTGCTGAGAGAGTCCGGCTACGACGCCCTCACGATGGAGGGGGTCGCCTCGCGAACACGCTGCGGCAAGTCCACGCTCTACCGGCAGTGGGGCTCCAAGCCCGAGCTGGTCGTGGCGGCGCTGCACGGCACCCGTCGGGTGCTCCTTCCCCACATCGACACCGGCACCCTGGCGGGCGATCTGCGCGAGGCGGCCCGGGCGATCGGTGCGGGCTCGGGCCGCGACATCCCGCTGATGCACGCGCTCAGCCATGCCGCGCTGCAGAGCCCCGAGCTGCTGTGCGCGCTGCGCGAGGCGCTGATCCTGCCGGAGATCGCGGCGATCGAGGGGATGGTCCGGCGCGGGGCGGAGCGCGGCGAGATTCCGGCGGACACTCCCGCGGCGGAGTTCGTCACCGCCCAGATACTCGGCGTGATGCGCGCCCGCCCGCTGCTGGAGGGAAAGATCGCGGATGAGGCATATCTCACCCGCTTCGTGGAGAGCGCCATCTTTCCCGCACTCGGACTGGACGCCTCCGCGCCCTAG
- a CDS encoding phosphatase PAP2 family protein: MMYAGSEPADQEPDSSARPPLVRELLLVVGLFVIYKLGRQAASGHVEEAYRNAGNVWDLERSVHLPGEGAVQSLLLHNETLIRLANTYYATVHFPATLLFLAWLYWRRPRHYVWSRRVLAAITGAALALHLLFPLAPPRLLAAAGLVDTGQVYGPTVYGATPATDSMANQFAAMPSLHFGWAVMVAVGLIVATRSRWRWLWLLHPLLTLLVIVGTANHYWLDSIVVSALLAVAFAALPLRRTEPAGAHIAWPAAADEPAPTVLPGPAEPAVSTAYAVPQARPASSYASSGTRR, from the coding sequence GTGATGTACGCCGGTAGCGAGCCCGCAGATCAGGAGCCGGACAGTTCTGCCCGACCGCCCCTCGTCCGCGAGCTTCTTCTCGTCGTGGGACTCTTCGTGATCTACAAGCTCGGCCGGCAGGCCGCGAGCGGTCACGTGGAAGAGGCGTACCGCAACGCCGGAAACGTCTGGGACCTCGAACGGTCCGTGCACCTGCCCGGCGAGGGCGCGGTGCAGAGTCTGCTCCTGCACAACGAGACGCTGATCCGCCTCGCGAACACCTACTACGCGACCGTGCACTTCCCGGCCACACTGCTCTTCCTCGCGTGGCTCTACTGGCGCCGCCCGCGCCATTACGTCTGGTCGCGCCGCGTCCTCGCCGCGATCACCGGCGCCGCGCTCGCGCTCCATCTGCTCTTCCCGCTCGCCCCGCCGCGGCTGCTGGCCGCCGCCGGTCTGGTCGACACCGGCCAGGTGTACGGGCCGACGGTGTACGGGGCGACGCCGGCCACCGACTCGATGGCGAACCAGTTCGCCGCGATGCCCTCGCTGCACTTCGGCTGGGCGGTGATGGTCGCCGTCGGGCTGATCGTCGCCACCCGCTCCAGGTGGCGCTGGCTGTGGCTGCTGCATCCGCTGCTCACGCTGCTGGTGATAGTCGGTACGGCCAATCACTACTGGCTCGACTCGATCGTGGTCTCCGCGCTCCTCGCCGTGGCGTTCGCGGCGCTGCCGCTGAGGCGCACGGAGCCGGCAGGGGCACACATCGCCTGGCCCGCCGCGGCGGATGAGCCCGCGCCGACGGTTCTGCCCGGGCCCGCCGAGCCCGCCGTGTCGACTGCCTACGCCGTACCGCAGGCCCGGCCCGCGTCCTCGTACGCCTCGTCCGGGACCCGGAGGTGA
- a CDS encoding PadR family transcriptional regulator has product MSLPHAILTALLEKPSSGLELTRRFDRSIGYFWSATHQQIYRELGKLEQAGQIRALPSPQPARGQKKEYEVLPAGREALSAWVARPEDPKQIRDPLLLRMRAAAVVGAPGLDAELRRHLGLHRRQLAEYLEIEERDFPPERDSGEDRLRHLVLRGGIDLENFWIGWLTRALAEDEEPRP; this is encoded by the coding sequence ATGTCACTCCCGCACGCGATCCTCACCGCCCTGCTCGAAAAGCCGTCGTCGGGGCTGGAGCTGACCCGCAGGTTCGACCGGTCGATCGGCTACTTCTGGTCCGCCACGCATCAGCAGATCTACCGCGAGCTGGGGAAGCTGGAGCAGGCCGGGCAGATCCGGGCGCTGCCTTCGCCGCAGCCCGCCCGTGGGCAGAAGAAGGAGTACGAGGTGCTGCCGGCGGGCCGGGAGGCGCTGTCCGCATGGGTGGCCCGCCCCGAGGACCCCAAGCAGATCCGTGATCCACTGCTGCTGCGGATGCGGGCCGCGGCTGTCGTCGGAGCACCCGGCCTGGATGCGGAGCTGCGTCGCCATCTGGGGCTGCACCGCCGTCAGCTCGCGGAGTATCTGGAGATCGAGGAGCGGGACTTCCCGCCGGAACGGGACTCCGGGGAGGACCGGCTGCGCCACCTGGTCCTGCGCGGCGGCATCGACCTGGAGAACTTCTGGATCGGCTGGCTGACGCGTGCGCTGGCCGAGGACGAGGAGCCGCGTCCGTAG
- a CDS encoding NADPH-dependent 2,4-dienoyl-CoA reductase, giving the protein MSPYPNLLSPLDLGFTTLPNRVLMGSMHIGLEEVERGFERMAAFYAERARGGVGLMVTGGIAPSVRACSFPGGAKMTTEAEAEQHAQVTAAVHEAGGRIAMQILHFGRYAHHRDLVAPSAIQAPISAFTPHALDDDEVEETIEDFARAAELAQRAGYDGVEIMGSEGYLINEFIAAATNHRTDRWGGSYENRIRFPVEIVRRVRERVGSDFILIYRLSMLDLVPGGSSLEEVVRLAREIESAGATIINTGIGWHEARIPTIATSVPRGAYTWVTEKVRGAVSVPLVTSNRINTPEVAEEVLASGRADMVSMARPFLADPDFVAKAAEGRADAINTCIGCNQACLDHIFSGRVTSCLVNPRACHETELTLSATRTVKRVAVVGAGPAGLACAVSASERGHEVTLFDTAEEIGGQLNVARRVPGKEEFNETLRYFRTRLAEEKVELRLGTRATAEALEGFDEVVLATGVTPRSPAIPGLDHPSVLSYLDVLRDGAPVGDRVAIIGAGGIGFDVAEFLTDTGDAASLDPEVFFRQWGVDTDYRDRGGLRAPERARTPRTVHLIQRRTSKVGAGLGKTTGWIHRTELRHRGVTMIAGAAYDRIDDDGLHLTVGGEQHLLPVDTVVLCTGQEPRRELYEELLAAGRPAHLIGGADEAAELDAKRAIRQGTELAAAL; this is encoded by the coding sequence ATGAGCCCGTACCCGAATCTGCTGAGCCCGCTCGACCTCGGGTTCACCACTCTCCCCAACCGGGTGCTGATGGGGTCGATGCACATCGGTCTGGAGGAGGTCGAGCGCGGCTTCGAGCGGATGGCCGCGTTCTACGCGGAACGCGCCCGGGGCGGCGTCGGCCTGATGGTCACCGGCGGCATCGCACCGAGCGTCCGGGCCTGCTCCTTCCCCGGCGGCGCCAAGATGACCACCGAGGCCGAGGCCGAGCAGCATGCGCAGGTCACCGCCGCCGTGCATGAGGCGGGCGGCCGGATCGCCATGCAGATCCTGCATTTCGGCCGGTACGCACACCATCGCGACCTGGTCGCGCCGAGCGCGATCCAGGCGCCGATCAGCGCCTTCACCCCGCACGCCCTTGACGACGACGAGGTCGAGGAGACCATCGAGGACTTCGCCAGGGCCGCGGAGCTCGCGCAGCGCGCCGGGTACGACGGCGTCGAGATCATGGGCTCCGAAGGCTATCTGATCAATGAGTTCATCGCGGCCGCCACCAATCACCGCACCGACCGCTGGGGCGGCTCGTACGAGAACCGCATCCGGTTCCCCGTCGAGATCGTGCGCCGGGTCCGTGAGCGGGTCGGCAGCGACTTCATCCTGATCTACCGGCTCTCGATGCTGGATCTGGTGCCCGGTGGTTCCTCGCTGGAGGAGGTCGTGCGGCTCGCCCGGGAGATCGAGTCGGCCGGTGCGACGATCATCAATACGGGGATCGGCTGGCACGAAGCCCGTATCCCCACCATCGCCACCTCGGTGCCGCGCGGCGCCTACACCTGGGTCACCGAGAAGGTGCGCGGCGCCGTCTCCGTACCGCTGGTGACGAGCAACCGCATCAACACGCCCGAGGTCGCCGAGGAGGTTCTCGCCTCGGGCCGGGCGGACATGGTGTCGATGGCCCGGCCGTTCCTCGCCGACCCGGACTTCGTCGCCAAGGCGGCCGAGGGCCGCGCCGACGCGATCAACACCTGCATCGGCTGCAACCAGGCGTGCCTGGACCACATCTTCAGCGGCCGGGTCACCTCGTGCCTGGTCAATCCGCGCGCCTGCCACGAGACGGAACTCACCCTGTCGGCGACCCGCACCGTCAAGCGGGTGGCGGTCGTCGGCGCCGGGCCCGCCGGTCTCGCGTGCGCCGTCTCGGCGTCCGAGCGCGGACACGAGGTGACGCTCTTCGACACGGCCGAGGAGATCGGCGGCCAGCTGAACGTGGCGCGCAGGGTTCCCGGCAAGGAGGAGTTCAACGAGACGCTGCGTTACTTCCGCACCCGGCTCGCAGAGGAGAAGGTCGAGCTGCGGCTCGGTACGCGGGCCACGGCCGAGGCTCTCGAAGGCTTCGACGAGGTCGTGCTCGCCACCGGTGTCACGCCCCGCTCTCCCGCGATACCGGGCCTGGACCACCCCAGCGTGCTCAGCTACCTCGACGTCCTGCGCGACGGGGCGCCGGTCGGCGACCGGGTCGCGATCATCGGGGCGGGCGGGATCGGCTTCGATGTCGCCGAGTTCCTCACCGACACGGGCGACGCCGCGAGCCTCGACCCCGAGGTGTTCTTCCGCCAGTGGGGCGTCGACACCGACTACCGCGACCGCGGTGGTCTGCGCGCCCCGGAACGCGCGAGGACACCGCGTACCGTCCACCTGATCCAGCGCAGGACCAGCAAGGTCGGTGCGGGGCTCGGGAAGACGACCGGGTGGATCCACCGCACCGAGCTGCGCCACCGCGGCGTCACGATGATCGCGGGCGCCGCCTACGACCGGATCGACGACGACGGCCTGCACCTCACGGTCGGCGGCGAACAGCATCTCCTGCCGGTCGACACGGTGGTGCTCTGCACGGGCCAGGAGCCGCGGCGCGAGCTGTACGAGGAGCTGCTCGCCGCGGGCCGTCCGGCGCATCTGATCGGCGGTGCGGACGAGGCCGCCGAGCTGGATGCCAAGCGCGCGATCCGCCAGGGCACGGAGCTGGCCGCCGCGCTGTGA
- a CDS encoding DoxX family protein, whose protein sequence is MACLDRRDLGLLVLRVGTGAVLAAHGTHKLAGWFGGGGIEGTTAAMEAMGFRPPKHSAVAAGLGEAGGGALLALGLATPVAGAAAAGGMAGAVAVHAPAGFFAQGGGYEYPAFLGFTAAAIGLTGPGRYSLDHATRHVFNQPWMVALAFAGSAVAAAAVVGRRAKGRAAFDPEAT, encoded by the coding sequence ATGGCCTGCCTCGACCGGCGTGACCTCGGCCTTCTCGTCCTGCGCGTCGGCACCGGCGCGGTCCTGGCCGCGCACGGCACCCATAAGCTGGCCGGCTGGTTCGGCGGCGGGGGCATCGAGGGGACCACCGCCGCGATGGAGGCCATGGGCTTTCGTCCGCCGAAGCACAGCGCGGTCGCGGCCGGACTCGGCGAGGCGGGTGGCGGCGCACTGCTGGCCCTCGGCCTCGCCACCCCGGTGGCCGGTGCGGCCGCGGCCGGGGGGATGGCGGGCGCGGTGGCCGTGCACGCCCCCGCCGGATTCTTCGCGCAGGGCGGCGGCTACGAGTACCCGGCCTTCCTCGGCTTCACCGCCGCGGCCATCGGTCTGACCGGACCCGGCCGGTACTCCCTCGACCACGCCACCCGGCACGTCTTCAACCAGCCATGGATGGTCGCCCTCGCCTTCGCGGGCAGCGCGGTCGCGGCGGCAGCCGTCGTCGGCAGACGCGCCAAGGGCCGGGCCGCGTTCGACCCCGAAGCGACCTGA
- a CDS encoding xanthine dehydrogenase family protein molybdopterin-binding subunit yields the protein MTTTAPTAIGQPTERVDGRYKVSGTARYSADYVLDNMSYAFLVGARVPSGRITAIDAAEALDSEGVLAVLTHENLPGIATQPPLMPSLAGMPAPGQTFFPLQDDVVHYTGQPVAVVVADTLERAQHAAALVRVSYEETPSVTTLDQGRDQVYEPEAIFADLIPGRIQRGDIDAGLAEADVRIDSSFTYAANNHNPIEPSATTAVWDGDELTLHDATQGVSATQLTVATMLGLTPSKVRVISHYVGGSFGCKAMIWSHPALSALAARHVGRPVKLALTREQMFTSVGHREEQEQHITLGATSQGRLTALRHHKLSPTSHFDNWAEASLGVASQIYACPNYEGVYRLIRANTMTPTFMRAPGEASGMFALESTMDELAHQLGLDPLELRLRNHTDVDPNTGSPWSSDGLVECLRRGAERFGWQRRNPEPRSHRDGNWLIGYGMATAGYPVYGPNNPQRARARIYADGSAVVQAATPDFGTGVATVMTQVAADALGIAIERCRFEGGDTMLPTIAAAVGSSGSGMIGSAVHTAATNLRDQLVAQAVSDTQSPLHGADPASVVVGGGRMMLRDRPETGETYSDLLHRNFLPDTEAMGAWSPAPRTANYGLMTFGAQFAEVAVDADLGVVRVRRMVGAFAPGRVLNPRTARSQLMGGMIWGLGQALLEANYMDPVRGRWVASSLGDYLIPVNADAPEIDVELIEVEDTVVNPLGVKGVGEVGQVGAAAAIANAIHHATGRRVRKLPITIEDLL from the coding sequence ATGACCACGACAGCCCCCACGGCGATCGGACAGCCCACCGAACGGGTCGACGGCCGCTACAAGGTCTCCGGCACCGCCCGCTACTCCGCGGACTACGTACTCGACAACATGTCGTATGCATTCCTGGTCGGGGCACGTGTGCCGAGCGGACGGATCACCGCGATCGATGCCGCCGAGGCACTGGACTCCGAAGGAGTCCTGGCCGTGCTGACCCATGAGAACCTGCCCGGGATCGCCACGCAGCCCCCGCTGATGCCCTCGCTGGCCGGCATGCCCGCCCCCGGTCAGACCTTCTTCCCCCTGCAGGACGACGTGGTCCACTACACGGGCCAGCCCGTCGCCGTCGTGGTCGCCGACACGCTGGAGCGGGCGCAGCACGCGGCCGCGCTCGTGCGGGTCTCCTACGAGGAGACGCCGTCCGTCACGACGCTCGACCAGGGACGTGACCAGGTCTACGAGCCCGAGGCGATCTTCGCGGACCTCATCCCCGGACGGATCCAGCGCGGCGACATCGACGCTGGGCTCGCCGAGGCCGACGTACGGATCGATTCCTCGTTCACCTACGCGGCCAACAACCACAACCCGATCGAGCCGTCGGCCACCACCGCGGTGTGGGACGGGGACGAACTCACCCTCCATGACGCGACGCAGGGGGTGTCGGCCACCCAGCTGACCGTCGCCACGATGCTGGGGCTCACGCCGTCCAAGGTCCGGGTCATCTCCCATTACGTCGGCGGCAGTTTCGGCTGCAAGGCCATGATCTGGTCGCACCCGGCGCTCAGCGCGCTCGCCGCCCGCCATGTCGGGCGGCCGGTCAAACTCGCCCTGACGCGCGAGCAGATGTTCACCTCGGTCGGCCACCGCGAGGAGCAGGAACAGCACATCACCCTCGGTGCGACCTCACAGGGCCGCCTCACCGCGCTGCGGCACCACAAGCTGTCGCCCACCTCGCACTTCGACAACTGGGCCGAGGCCTCCCTCGGCGTGGCATCCCAGATCTACGCGTGCCCGAACTACGAGGGCGTCTACCGGCTCATTCGCGCCAACACCATGACGCCCACCTTCATGCGGGCCCCGGGTGAGGCGTCAGGCATGTTCGCCCTCGAAAGCACCATGGACGAACTCGCCCACCAACTGGGCCTGGACCCGCTCGAACTGCGTCTGCGCAACCACACCGACGTCGACCCGAACACCGGCAGCCCCTGGTCGAGCGACGGGCTCGTCGAGTGCCTGCGGCGTGGTGCCGAGCGCTTCGGCTGGCAGCGCCGCAACCCCGAACCCCGTTCGCACCGCGACGGGAACTGGCTCATCGGCTACGGCATGGCCACCGCCGGCTATCCCGTCTACGGGCCGAACAACCCGCAACGGGCCCGCGCCCGGATCTACGCCGACGGAAGCGCCGTCGTCCAGGCCGCGACGCCCGACTTCGGCACCGGCGTGGCCACGGTGATGACCCAGGTCGCGGCCGACGCGCTCGGCATCGCCATCGAGCGCTGCCGGTTCGAGGGCGGTGACACCATGCTGCCGACGATCGCCGCCGCGGTCGGCTCGTCCGGCTCCGGCATGATCGGCTCCGCCGTCCACACCGCGGCCACCAACCTGCGCGACCAGCTCGTCGCTCAGGCCGTCTCCGACACGCAGTCCCCGCTGCACGGCGCCGATCCCGCCTCGGTCGTCGTCGGCGGCGGCCGCATGATGCTGCGCGACCGGCCCGAAACCGGGGAGACCTACAGCGATCTGCTGCACCGCAACTTCCTGCCCGACACCGAGGCGATGGGCGCCTGGTCCCCCGCGCCCCGGACCGCGAACTACGGGTTGATGACGTTCGGCGCGCAGTTCGCCGAGGTCGCCGTCGACGCCGACCTCGGCGTGGTGCGGGTCCGCCGCATGGTCGGCGCGTTCGCCCCCGGGCGGGTCCTGAACCCCAGGACGGCCCGCAGTCAGCTGATGGGCGGCATGATCTGGGGTCTCGGCCAGGCGCTCCTCGAAGCGAACTACATGGACCCGGTGCGCGGCCGCTGGGTCGCGTCGAGCCTGGGCGACTACCTGATCCCGGTCAACGCCGACGCACCCGAGATCGACGTGGAGCTCATCGAGGTCGAGGACACGGTCGTCAACCCGCTCGGCGTCAAGGGCGTCGGAGAGGTCGGCCAGGTCGGCGCGGCGGCGGCCATCGCCAACGCGATCCACCACGCCACCGGCCGACGCGTACGCAAGCTGCCCATCACCATCGAGGACCTGCTCTGA
- a CDS encoding FAD binding domain-containing protein, whose amino-acid sequence MRPISYSRAHDVAGAIATVTADPTSDFLAGGTTQVDLLRQNVLLPRRLVDINDLPLTQIEDRPDGGVYIGALARMSDVAEAPAVRERFPLMAEALVLGASAQLRHMATMGGNMMQRVRCGYFRDAVSPCNKRDPGTGCSAIDGFNRGHAVLGTSESCIATHPSDAAVALMALDARIHTEGATGRRVYDIDDFFRLPGSTPHLEHPLGHGELIVGIEVPYTPVAANSLYLKVRDRESYEFALVSVAAGVTVSDGVISDVRLALGGVATKPWRARRAEEILRGARAERETFERAAHEELAPARTTPLNAFKVELARRTLIRALETLTSPGSAS is encoded by the coding sequence GTGCGTCCCATCAGCTATTCGCGCGCGCACGACGTCGCCGGTGCCATCGCCACCGTGACCGCCGACCCCACCAGTGACTTCCTGGCCGGCGGGACCACCCAGGTCGATCTGCTGCGCCAGAACGTCCTGTTGCCGCGCCGGCTCGTCGACATCAACGACCTGCCGCTCACACAGATCGAGGACCGCCCGGACGGCGGGGTGTACATCGGCGCCCTGGCTCGTATGAGCGATGTCGCCGAGGCCCCGGCGGTACGGGAACGGTTCCCCCTGATGGCCGAGGCGCTCGTACTCGGTGCTTCGGCCCAGCTGCGGCACATGGCCACCATGGGCGGCAACATGATGCAGAGGGTCCGGTGCGGGTACTTCCGCGACGCCGTCTCCCCCTGCAACAAACGCGACCCGGGGACCGGCTGCAGCGCCATCGACGGCTTCAACCGCGGTCATGCCGTCCTCGGCACCAGCGAGTCGTGCATCGCCACCCACCCCTCCGACGCCGCCGTGGCCCTGATGGCCCTCGACGCCCGCATCCACACCGAGGGGGCCACCGGCAGGCGCGTCTACGACATCGACGACTTCTTCCGGCTGCCCGGCAGCACACCCCACCTCGAACACCCGCTGGGGCACGGCGAACTCATCGTCGGCATCGAGGTGCCGTACACGCCCGTGGCGGCGAATTCGCTGTATCTGAAGGTGCGCGACCGCGAGTCGTACGAATTCGCCCTGGTCTCCGTGGCCGCTGGAGTGACCGTCTCGGACGGTGTCATCAGCGATGTGCGGCTGGCGCTGGGCGGTGTGGCCACCAAGCCCTGGCGGGCACGGCGGGCGGAGGAGATCCTGCGCGGGGCACGCGCCGAGCGCGAGACGTTCGAACGCGCCGCCCACGAGGAACTCGCGCCCGCCAGGACCACACCGCTCAACGCGTTCAAGGTCGAGCTGGCCCGGCGAACCCTGATCCGCGCACTGGAGACCCTCACGAGCCCGGGGAGTGCCTCATGA
- a CDS encoding (2Fe-2S)-binding protein: MEATASVLPERGPGPQKVTLTVNGVERSVEIEPRVSLLDALREHLHLTGSKKGCDQGTCGACTLWVDGRRVLGCLTLAIACEGHEVTTIEGLAKNEELDAMQTAFIAEDAFQCGFCTPGQIMSAAALLKEGHAGDDAEIREWMSGNICRCAAYPHIRAAIRAVRDGS, encoded by the coding sequence ATGGAGGCCACCGCTTCCGTTCTGCCGGAACGCGGTCCCGGCCCGCAGAAGGTCACGCTGACGGTCAACGGCGTCGAGCGGTCCGTGGAGATCGAACCCCGGGTCAGCCTGCTGGACGCGCTGCGTGAGCATCTGCATCTCACGGGCTCGAAGAAGGGGTGCGACCAGGGAACCTGCGGCGCGTGCACGCTATGGGTCGACGGGCGGCGCGTCCTGGGATGCCTGACCCTCGCGATCGCCTGCGAGGGCCACGAGGTGACGACGATCGAGGGCCTGGCCAAGAACGAGGAACTCGACGCCATGCAGACCGCGTTCATCGCCGAGGACGCGTTCCAGTGCGGCTTCTGCACACCCGGCCAGATCATGTCGGCAGCCGCACTCCTCAAGGAGGGGCACGCGGGCGACGACGCCGAGATCCGGGAGTGGATGAGCGGCAACATCTGCCGCTGTGCCGCGTACCCGCACATCCGCGCGGCCATCCGCGCGGTCCGCGACGGATCCTAG